A genomic region of Papaver somniferum cultivar HN1 chromosome 7, ASM357369v1, whole genome shotgun sequence contains the following coding sequences:
- the LOC113293687 gene encoding uncharacterized protein LOC113293687 produces MALKSVTKMLSQRLFSRGTRGIVTNTGGRTETSKHITDENLRSICERVKQATADAKQLRDEFNAVFALKRAFPKDRVVWSSVIFGVGINAVQQFQEIVEMRNAIKDKKNQLSARRNAIKDTESPRQELRLPALSA; encoded by the exons ATGGCACTAAAAAGTGTCACAAAAATGTTATCCCAGAGGTTGTTTTCGAGGGGCACTAGAGGCATTGTTACCAATACTGGAGGACGAACTGAGACCAGCAAACAT ATTACGGATGAAAATTTGCGGAGTATTTGTGAACGCGTTAAGCAGGCTACTGCGGATGCAAAGCAATTACGTGATGAATTCAACGCTGTCTTT GCCCTAAAAAGGGCATTCCCCAAGGATCGAGTCGTATGGTCATCGGTCATTTTCGGTGTTGGTATCAACGCAGTTCAGCAGTTTCAAGAAATCGTGGAAATGAGAAATGCCATCAAAGATAAAAAGAACCAGTTGTCAGCTCGTCGTAATGCCATCAAAGATACAGAATCCCCTCGTCAAGAGTTACGATTGCCAGCTTTATCAGCATAA